In one window of Niallia sp. Man26 DNA:
- a CDS encoding helix-turn-helix domain-containing protein, with product MDEIFKELQKLGFSQYECKAYVSLLKHSPMTGYEISKRSSVPRSMIYEVLGKLLDKGAVYIVPSEPVQYAPLPAKDLISRLRQNFEQSFDYLEKNLAALKSEQEVDTIHRISGDENVLAEMNNLILRAKEEIWLSVWAPQIPPIEDAVLRKEKEGVAVTSILFGAPNTTLGYTTHHDYMSPKVAEERTNGRLTIVARDNEEVIIANCSPASQGWAIKTQDPALVLVALEYIGHDIIFAALTNEIGEQRVEALWRDNKDLLRVVTGKRFK from the coding sequence TTGGACGAAATCTTTAAAGAATTGCAGAAGCTCGGTTTTTCCCAATATGAATGTAAAGCATATGTCAGCCTTTTAAAGCATTCACCTATGACAGGCTATGAGATTAGCAAACGATCCAGTGTCCCTCGGTCTATGATTTATGAAGTGCTTGGAAAACTGCTTGATAAAGGTGCTGTGTACATTGTTCCTTCTGAACCTGTCCAATATGCGCCGCTGCCAGCAAAAGATTTAATTTCCCGACTGCGGCAGAACTTTGAACAGTCTTTTGATTATTTAGAGAAAAACTTAGCAGCACTTAAAAGTGAACAAGAGGTAGATACTATCCACCGGATTAGCGGTGATGAAAATGTACTAGCAGAAATGAATAATTTGATTTTACGAGCAAAAGAAGAAATTTGGCTATCTGTATGGGCTCCGCAAATACCGCCTATTGAGGATGCTGTATTACGGAAAGAAAAAGAAGGTGTTGCAGTCACCTCCATTTTATTTGGTGCGCCAAACACAACGCTTGGCTATACAACACATCATGATTATATGTCTCCTAAAGTCGCAGAGGAACGTACAAACGGCCGGCTGACCATTGTGGCTCGTGATAACGAAGAAGTGATTATTGCGAATTGTTCCCCAGCTTCCCAAGGCTGGGCTATAAAAACACAAGATCCTGCCCTTGTATTGGTAGCACTCGAATATATTGGCCATGATATTATTTTTGCAGCATTGACAAATGAAATTGGCGAACAAAGAGTAGAAGCTCTTTGGAGAGATAATAAAGATTTATTGCGGGTTGTTACAGGAAAACGGTTCAAATAA
- a CDS encoding AzlC family ABC transporter permease: MQLDSPNYSIVMKKGSEETFLQGVKACIPTLLAYLSIGFACGIVQKTAGLSIAEIILLTLFVYSGSAQFIVASMYLISTPLAVITTIFFVNIRHLLLSAALSPYFQHLSPFRNMLIGAVLTDETFGVAIQKSAEKNNISEKWMHGLNITAYVNWLIANLAGAYFAKWITNPDALGLEFALPAVYIGLLAISISVRKTVRIDILVSIIATIMIIVCSRWLSGSLSIIIATILAATIGMVMTKWK, from the coding sequence ATGCAGCTTGACAGTCCCAACTACAGCATAGTAATGAAAAAAGGATCAGAGGAAACATTCTTACAAGGAGTCAAAGCATGTATACCAACATTATTAGCTTACTTAAGCATTGGTTTTGCCTGTGGAATCGTGCAAAAAACAGCAGGACTCAGCATTGCTGAAATAATATTACTAACCTTATTTGTTTATTCAGGCTCCGCTCAGTTTATTGTGGCTAGTATGTATCTTATCAGTACTCCACTTGCTGTAATCACAACGATTTTCTTTGTTAATATACGTCACTTACTTCTAAGTGCTGCTCTATCACCTTATTTTCAGCATTTGTCCCCTTTTCGTAATATGTTAATTGGGGCAGTGTTAACAGATGAAACTTTCGGTGTGGCTATCCAAAAAAGTGCAGAAAAGAACAATATAAGTGAAAAATGGATGCACGGTCTTAATATAACAGCGTATGTAAATTGGCTAATTGCTAATTTGGCAGGTGCTTACTTTGCAAAGTGGATAACAAATCCTGATGCACTTGGTCTGGAATTTGCGTTGCCAGCTGTTTATATTGGTTTATTAGCTATATCCATTTCAGTCAGAAAAACTGTGCGTATTGACATACTTGTCAGCATAATAGCAACAATAATGATAATAGTGTGTTCACGGTGGCTCTCAGGCAGTTTAAGCATTATCATTGCCA